A genomic region of Deltaproteobacteria bacterium contains the following coding sequences:
- a CDS encoding adenosylhomocysteinase yields MNYHIKDEGLAEAGLLRIEWAAKSMPVLNLIRERFLKDRPLEGIRVGACLHVTTETASLVQTLKAGGAEVYLCASNPLSTQDDVTASLVKNDGIPVFAIKGEDNDTYYKHLRAVLDAKPQITMDDGADLVSTLHTERKELLDNVIGGTEETTTGVIRLRAMASDGVLGYPIVAVNDANTKHLFDNRYGTGQSTLDGFLRATNRLVAGSVFVVAGYGWCGKGVSMRAKGMGARVIVTETEPLKALEAVMDGYEVMPMAEAAPQGDFFCTVTGDINVIREEHFLKMKDGAIVANSGHFNVEIDLESLEKITKERRIIRDYVEEYALINERRIYVLGEGRLINLAAAEGHPSSVMDMSFANQALCSEYMLKKDFGLEKKVYSVPEEIDREIARLKLSSMGIRIDTLTHEQERYLASWEMGT; encoded by the coding sequence ATGAATTATCATATTAAGGATGAAGGCCTGGCAGAGGCCGGGCTTCTGCGCATCGAGTGGGCGGCCAAGAGCATGCCCGTACTGAACCTGATAAGGGAGCGTTTTCTGAAGGATAGGCCCCTTGAAGGAATACGTGTCGGGGCCTGCCTGCATGTCACGACCGAGACCGCATCACTTGTACAGACCCTGAAGGCAGGGGGCGCCGAAGTGTATTTGTGCGCCTCAAATCCCCTCAGCACCCAGGATGACGTGACGGCATCCCTGGTCAAGAACGACGGCATCCCGGTATTTGCCATTAAAGGCGAGGACAATGATACCTACTATAAACATCTGAGGGCGGTCCTTGATGCAAAACCGCAGATCACCATGGATGACGGGGCGGATCTGGTCTCCACCCTTCATACCGAGCGGAAGGAGCTCCTGGATAATGTGATCGGCGGAACAGAGGAGACCACCACCGGGGTGATCAGGCTCAGGGCAATGGCCTCGGACGGAGTGCTTGGCTATCCGATAGTGGCAGTGAATGACGCCAATACAAAACATCTGTTCGATAACCGTTACGGGACAGGACAATCTACCCTGGATGGCTTTCTCAGGGCCACTAACAGGCTTGTAGCAGGCAGTGTTTTCGTGGTGGCCGGCTACGGCTGGTGCGGCAAGGGCGTGTCCATGAGGGCCAAGGGCATGGGTGCCAGGGTGATTGTTACGGAAACAGAGCCATTGAAGGCCCTTGAGGCAGTCATGGACGGGTATGAAGTCATGCCCATGGCAGAGGCAGCTCCCCAGGGTGATTTCTTTTGCACTGTCACCGGAGATATCAACGTCATCCGCGAAGAGCATTTCCTCAAGATGAAAGACGGTGCCATTGTGGCCAACTCAGGTCATTTTAACGTGGAAATCGATCTTGAGTCCCTGGAGAAAATAACTAAAGAAAGACGTATAATTCGCGACTATGTAGAAGAATATGCCTTGATAAATGAAAGACGAATATATGTCCTGGGAGAGGGCAGGCTTATTAACCTGGCTGCCGCTGAGGGGCATCCCTCAAGCGTCATGGATATGAGCTTTGCCAATCAGGCCCTGTGCTCGGAATATATGCTGAAGAAGGATTTCGGGCTGGAGAAAAAGGTCTATAGCGTGCCGGAAGAGATAGACCGTGAGATTGCAAGGCTGAAATTGTCGAGCATGGGCATCCGGATAGATACACTCACTCATGAGCAGGAAAGGTATCTGGCTTCGTGGGAGATGGGGACCTGA
- a CDS encoding two-component system response regulator, translating to MERKRILIADDEKVVRILLSEVLKPYGYKIDIAEDGVKAIEYINKNTYDLVITDYKMPKMDGLELTRHIRSKYPSTPILIVTGNGPVHQLLESGATACITKPFNILELENMVKIILNN from the coding sequence ATGGAAAGGAAGAGGATACTTATCGCAGATGACGAAAAAGTCGTGAGAATTTTACTGTCTGAGGTCCTTAAACCCTATGGTTATAAAATAGATATTGCAGAAGACGGGGTCAAGGCAATAGAATATATTAATAAGAATACGTATGATTTGGTTATCACGGATTACAAGATGCCGAAAATGGATGGGCTTGAATTGACACGGCATATAAGATCGAAATATCCTTCCACTCCAATTCTTATAGTCACTGGCAACGGACCTGTACACCAACTCTTAGAAAGTGGGGCCACGGCCTGTATCACGAAACCATTCAATATCCTCGAACTGGAAAACATGGTAAAAATCATTCTGAATAACTGA